In Capsicum annuum cultivar UCD-10X-F1 chromosome 11, UCD10Xv1.1, whole genome shotgun sequence, one genomic interval encodes:
- the LOC107848255 gene encoding protein HHL1, chloroplastic translates to MEVVMSLNPLVKLPLLNSRTHEDFSMLKHSLFSTRTATTMTQKRRLLVVEAKGKKGGMAARQYQRMAPPMPKIEDDGNPKFIIFIRMANVYLWYPLNIVTGGTTAKIMVAAKDNFLGKYIYKDTLARNLAAVIYNDEKEIQKLAMKQHRVLKSATEFRYGYKLVENNNLRAALSTSDVIELPTPDKLKTVVDKVKDFFGDAKESFGKLTALPTSESSVEDSPKEGSKDKDHGQELKMTSHRRGN, encoded by the exons ATGGAAGTGGTTATGTCATTGAATCCACTGGTTAAATTACCCCTTTTAAATTCAAGAACCCATGAAGATTTTTCAATGCTTAAACATTCACTATTCTCCACAAGAACAGCAACAACAATGACTCAGAAAAGAAGACTGTTAGTGGTTGAAGCAAAAGGAAAGAAAGGGGGAATGGCAGCCCGTCAGTACCAGCGAATGGCTCCTCCTATGCCAAAGATTGAAGATGATGGCAACCCCAAATTCATTATCTTTATCCGCATGGCTAAT GTTTATCTTTGGTACCCCCTCAATATCGTAACAGGTGGTACAACTGCAAAAATTATGGTTGCTGCAAAAGACAACTTTCTTGGGAAATATATATACAAAGATACTCTAGCTAGGAATCTTGCAGCAGTGATTTACAAT GATGAAAAGGAAATACAGAAATTGGCAATGAAACAGCATCGTGTATTGAAGTCCGCGACAGAATTTAGATATGGATACAAACTTGTG GAGAATAATAATTTGAGAGCTGCCCTTTCTACCTCAGATGTGATTGAG CTTCCCACCCCAGATAAGCTTAAAACGGTTGTTGATAAGGTGAAGGACTTTTTTGGAGATGCTAAGGAGTCATTTGGTAAGCTGACAGCCCTTCCAACGTCGGAGTCATCAGTGGAAGATTCACCAAAAGAAGGATCCAAAGATAAAGACCAC GGCCAAGAACTGAAAATGACCTCCCATAGACGAGGAAACTGA